Proteins found in one Triticum aestivum cultivar Chinese Spring chromosome 4D, IWGSC CS RefSeq v2.1, whole genome shotgun sequence genomic segment:
- the LOC123096299 gene encoding uncharacterized protein isoform X2 yields MAPLVDDVTAEILLRLPPDEPEHLFRAALVCKPWLRVLCDPGFRRRYRTFHGTPPLLGLLHRLQVIQGDPAPRLAPTTSAPLSPYPDCDRSRALDCGHGRVLLHVWVRGRGWHLTVWDPVTGDQQSLPEPGIPWLIYSAAVFCPVAGCDHLDCHGGPFRVVFVATDDYDELVKAAVYSSETAAWSTPVTLDDGCESYVRHRRDVLAADGSFYYIPYVEPRRGAVIGDETYFTLREGNTIIRYDWAKNCISMVDPPDPNVYDDIALMVMEDSSLGFPCLENSSLYLFSRKVNAEWVCCRAIKLETVIPVADPDEEPVVVGCAEGVGVIFVSTHVGLFTIKLNSGLVKKVAESGKYFSVLPYMSFYTPDHGRFSSLARLTDV; encoded by the exons ATGGCGCCGCTGGTCGACGACGTCACCgccgagatcctcctccgcctcccgccggacGAGCCCGAGCACCTCTTCCGCGCCGCCCTCGTCTGCAAGCCCTGGCTCCGCGTTCTCTGCGACCCCGGATTCCGCCGCCGGTACCGCACCTTCCACGGCACCCCTCCACTTCTAGGCCTCCTCCACAGGCTCCAGGTCATCCAAGGAGACCCCGCCCCCCGGCTCGCCCCCACCACGTCGGCGCCCCTCTCTCCCTACCCCGACTGCGACCGCTCGCGGGCGCTCGACTGCGGGCACGGCCGCGTCCTCCTCCACGTGTGGGTCAGGGGCAGGGGTTGGCATCTCACCGTCTGGGACCCCGTCACCGGCGACCAGCAGAGCCTCCCGGAGCCTGGCATCCCGTGGCTGATCTACTCCGCCGCCGTGTTCTGCCCTGTAGCCGGCTGTGACCACCTTGACTGCCACGGCGGCCCCTTCCGGGTTGTCTTTGTGGCCACCGACGACTACGACGAGCTAGTCAAGGCGGCAGTGTACTCATCAGAGACAGCTGCGTGGAGCACGCCAGTGACACTTGACGATGGTTGTGAATCCTATGTTCGGCATAGGCGAGACGTTCTTGCTGCTGATGGATCATTCTACTATATCCCCTATGTCGAGCCTAGGCGGGGTGCCGTTATTGGAGATGAAACCTACTTCACACTTCGGGAGGGTAACACAATCATCAGATATGACTGGGCCAAGAATTGCATATCCATGGTTGATCCGCCGGACCCGAATGTGTATGACGACATTGCCCTCATGGTGATGGAGGACAGTTCACTGGGGTTTCCCTGCCTTGAGAATTCCAGCCTTTATCTGTTCTCAAGGAAGGTGAATGCAGAATGGGTGTGCTGCAGGGCCATCAAGCTGGAGACAGTTATACCTGTTGCCGATCCTGATGAGGAACCAGTCGTTGTCGGATGTGCAGAGGGTGTGGGTGTCATATTCGTGAGCACACATGTTGGCTTATTCACAATCAAGCTAAATTCTGGGCTGGTTAAGAAGGTCGCCGAGTCCGGGAAGTACTTCAGCGTCTTACCCTACATGAGCTTCTACACTCCAG ACCATGGTAGATTTTCATCGCTAGCGAGACTCACTGATGTCTGA
- the LOC123096299 gene encoding uncharacterized protein isoform X1 — translation MAPLVDDVTAEILLRLPPDEPEHLFRAALVCKPWLRVLCDPGFRRRYRTFHGTPPLLGLLHRLQVIQGDPAPRLAPTTSAPLSPYPDCDRSRALDCGHGRVLLHVWVRGRGWHLTVWDPVTGDQQSLPEPGIPWLIYSAAVFCPVAGCDHLDCHGGPFRVVFVATDDYDELVKAAVYSSETAAWSTPVTLDDGCESYVRHRRDVLAADGSFYYIPYVEPRRGAVIGDETYFTLREGNTIIRYDWAKNCISMVDPPDPNVYDDIALMVMEDSSLGFPCLENSSLYLFSRKVNAEWVCCRAIKLETVIPVADPDEEPVVVGCAEGVGVIFVSTHVGLFTIKLNSGLVKKVAESGKYFSVLPYMSFYTPDRGRFSSLARLTDV, via the exons ATGGCGCCGCTGGTCGACGACGTCACCgccgagatcctcctccgcctcccgccggacGAGCCCGAGCACCTCTTCCGCGCCGCCCTCGTCTGCAAGCCCTGGCTCCGCGTTCTCTGCGACCCCGGATTCCGCCGCCGGTACCGCACCTTCCACGGCACCCCTCCACTTCTAGGCCTCCTCCACAGGCTCCAGGTCATCCAAGGAGACCCCGCCCCCCGGCTCGCCCCCACCACGTCGGCGCCCCTCTCTCCCTACCCCGACTGCGACCGCTCGCGGGCGCTCGACTGCGGGCACGGCCGCGTCCTCCTCCACGTGTGGGTCAGGGGCAGGGGTTGGCATCTCACCGTCTGGGACCCCGTCACCGGCGACCAGCAGAGCCTCCCGGAGCCTGGCATCCCGTGGCTGATCTACTCCGCCGCCGTGTTCTGCCCTGTAGCCGGCTGTGACCACCTTGACTGCCACGGCGGCCCCTTCCGGGTTGTCTTTGTGGCCACCGACGACTACGACGAGCTAGTCAAGGCGGCAGTGTACTCATCAGAGACAGCTGCGTGGAGCACGCCAGTGACACTTGACGATGGTTGTGAATCCTATGTTCGGCATAGGCGAGACGTTCTTGCTGCTGATGGATCATTCTACTATATCCCCTATGTCGAGCCTAGGCGGGGTGCCGTTATTGGAGATGAAACCTACTTCACACTTCGGGAGGGTAACACAATCATCAGATATGACTGGGCCAAGAATTGCATATCCATGGTTGATCCGCCGGACCCGAATGTGTATGACGACATTGCCCTCATGGTGATGGAGGACAGTTCACTGGGGTTTCCCTGCCTTGAGAATTCCAGCCTTTATCTGTTCTCAAGGAAGGTGAATGCAGAATGGGTGTGCTGCAGGGCCATCAAGCTGGAGACAGTTATACCTGTTGCCGATCCTGATGAGGAACCAGTCGTTGTCGGATGTGCAGAGGGTGTGGGTGTCATATTCGTGAGCACACATGTTGGCTTATTCACAATCAAGCTAAATTCTGGGCTGGTTAAGAAGGTCGCCGAGTCCGGGAAGTACTTCAGCGTCTTACCCTACATGAGCTTCTACACTCCAG ACCGTGGTAGATTTTCATCGCTAGCAAGGCTCACTGATGTCTGA
- the LOC123096298 gene encoding uncharacterized protein, translating to MPPSLPPPPLIDDVIDEILLRLPPDEPEHLFRAALVCKTWLRILCDPGFLRRYRTFHGTPPLLGLLHRLQVLEGIPARRFVSTTSVPDFPHPGSGDHRARAIDCRHGRVLIYMRTDENADYLVWDPVTGERHGVPAPDIDWLIESAVVLCAADGCDHLDCHGGPFRVVFAATHDYKDTIFASVYSSETGVWSVPVCLDKSCEVFAQHMREGLADRPYYTPYLQPRRGTLLGDAVYFTVRWGNPVVKYDLGKNFLSMIDPPAEDVYYVSLMVMENSSLGFACTRDSSLYMWSRKVDTEEAADWVQCRVIELEKIIPIANPDDEPCVVGSAEGVGVIFISTDAGLFMINLKSGLVRKVGEAGVYFSVLPYMSFYTPDRGRLLSLARTN from the exons ATGCCGCCGTCACTCCCGCCTCCGCCGCTCATCGACGACGTCATCGacgagatcctcctccgcctcccgccggacGAGCCTGAGCACCTCTTCCGCGCCGCCCTCGTCTGCAAGACGTGGCTCCGCATCCTCTGCGACCCCGGCTTCCTCCGCCGCTACCGCACCTTCCACGGCACCCCTCCCCTCCTGGGCCTCCTCCACAGGCTCCAGGTCCTCGAAGGAATCCCCGCGCGCCGCTTCGTCTCCACCACATCGGTGCCGGACTTCCCCCACCCGGGctccggcgaccaccgcgcgcGCGCCATCGACTGCCGCCACGGCCGCGTCCTCATCTATATGAGGACGGACGAGAATGCGGACTACCTCGTCTGGGATCCCGTCACGGGCGAGCGCCACGGTGTGCCCGCGCCGGACATCGATTGGCTCATCGAGTCTGCGGTGGTGCTCTGTGCCGCCGACGGATGCGACCACCTCGACTGCCACGGCGGCCCCTTCCGCGTGGTCTTCGCGGCCACCCACGACTACAAAGATACCATATTTGCGAGCGTCTACTCATCAGAGACGGGTGTGTGGAGCGTGCCAGTGTGTCTTGACAAGAGCTGTGAAGTCTTTGCCCAGCATATGCGAGAGGGGCTTGCAGATAGGCCATACTACACACCCTATCTCCAGCCTAGGCGAGGCACCCTTCTTGGAGATGCAGTCTACTTCACAGTTCGGTGGGGTAATCCAGTCGTCAAGTATGACTTGGGCAAGAATTTCTTATCCATGATTGACCCACCGGCAGAGGATGTGTACTACGTTTCCCTCATGGTGATGGAGAACAGTTCACTGGGCTTTGCCTGCACTCGGGATTCCAGCCTTTATATGTGGTCAAGGAAGGTGGATACAGAAGAAGCTGCTGACTGGGTACAATGCAGGGTCATTGAGCTGGAGAAAATAATTCCTATTGCCAATCCCGATGACGAACCATGTGTGGTTGGTTCTGCAGAGGGTGTGGGTGTCATCTTCATTAGCACGGATGCTGGCTTGTTTATGATCAACCTCAAGTCAGGGTTGGTCAGGAAGGTTGGCGAGGCCGGAGTCTACTTTAGCGTCCTACCTTACATGAGCTTCTACACTCCAG ATCGTGGCAGGTTGTTGTCGCTAGCAAGGACTAACTGA